A stretch of DNA from Triticum dicoccoides isolate Atlit2015 ecotype Zavitan chromosome 2A, WEW_v2.0, whole genome shotgun sequence:
TCCTTGACATGTACTGTACTATATAGGTCTGTAGTGGTTATCTAAGCTTTGTTAAATATATTAATTATGGTGTAAATGACGCGAATGGCTTCTCAATCTTGGATTGGGACGTTTACTTGAGGCTTTTTCACGAGCTTTGGTGTATAAGGAATCATAGCCATTGCACAGGATTAGCTTGTGAATATGTTTTCTTAAAGGATAAATAAATGAATGCATTAATAAACTAGTATGATATTCTTTCAGTGTTGGGTTATGTTGCAGTCACTGGGCAATATGAACATCCAGCATTGATACTTCTTTTTGAGAAGAATGTTTCAAAGAGAGGACTTGTCTAGACAAGGATACAGAGGACTTGGACCAGACAAATTCTAAAACCCCTATTATGCTGGCACCTAAAACCTGTCGCTTTAGTCCTTACACATTTATTCTAAAAAAAGGAAAAGTCCTTGCGCATTTGCCTGACTATGGCCTAACCTACTTGCTAATTTTAAATGGATGCAAGGAATACACAGACAAAACTTCAACATGCCATTTGGCTTCAAATTCAACACAAGGAAACATCAAAGTGCAGCAGAAATTTATGCACAGAATCTCTTTTTTCTCTTAAGATGAAAGCAATGCCATGCTGTGCCATTTCAGTACATGAGCTATGATCAGTTGTCTAGCCGGTAGGTATTATAAGACTGGTCAACTCCTATATTCATGGCTATATATATGTCAGTACTAGTGTGTTGTGGTTGCAAAGATAGTGTTGGCTGTGAAGCATAGAGTCAACTCTCAAGTATGCTTCGTTATAATAGGCAAAAGTTTGTCAGGCTAGGACCATTGTTGTAAGATTGCCATGGATCTTTCATCGCCAATGTAGACAGATTTGCACATGCCCTTTATCCGGATCCCAGGAATTAAGCATATGTCAGGCTTCAGAATAAACACAGCACATGGTCACAGGTTGAGACAACTGAGGAAGTCAAATCCTGaactgtactagtactactatggTAGTGCAGTATGTTGCTGTGATTTCTTCAGCCCTGGTTAGACTGGTTGTTCCTATTGAGAATTTTCAACTTTGCAACAGTTTGATGTTTCCATCCCTTCAGTTTACCACAAAACCTTACGCAATGCATATTTTAGTAGAGAAACCAAGAGGAACAGCGCATACTGATGAACTGACTACCTTGTTCCCATGCAGACTGGGTTAAGCGGGTCTCTGGAGACGCTTTGCGGCCAAGGCTATGGCGCAAAGGTGTACCGCATGCTCGGCGTGTACCTCCAGgcatccatcatcacctcggctctcTTTTCAGTCCTCGTTTCGCTCCTGTGGCTCTACACCGAGCCACTCCTCATTTTCCTGCACCAAGACCCCGAGGTCTCAAGAATGGCAGCGGTGTTCCTGCGATACACAATCCCGGCACAGTTTGCCTTTGGCTTCATCCAGTGTATCCTCAGGTTCCTGCAGACACAGTCCGTGGTGATGCCACTGGTGGCGTTCTCGCTCCTGCCActggtgttccatgtcgggattacccaTGCCTCCGTGCACTACCTGGGGCTTGGCTTCGCAGGCCCAGCCATGTCAACTTCGCTGTCTCTGTGGCTATCTTTCATTATGCTCGCATCCTATGTGATGTTGTCGACGAGATTCAAGCAGACCTGGGCGGGATTTTCAACAGAAGCGTTTCAGTACGTGCTGCCCGGCCTCAAGTTAGCTGTTCCCTCTGCAATGATGGTGTGGTTAGTAAACTTACAACGATCTCAGATCCATTCATTGATCGCCTCTTAATATATCCCCATACTGAGAATATATGATTGTTACCTACAAATGGCAGCTTTGAATACTGGGCGTTTGAGATATTGGTGTTGCTTGCTGGGCTGATGCCAGATTCTCAAATGAGCACTTCTATTATTGCGATGTGGTAACTATCTTTCTCTCCCTTCATATTGAGTACTGAAGATCATGTTTATGTGTCCATAAAATGCTAACATCAGTGTGATGCAACCTGACAGTGCAAACACGGAATCAATTTCATACATGATCACCTACGGGTTCGCTGCTGCCATCAGGTAATACTGCTACGATAACTGATGACACCCATGTCATCAACCCTTGAGGATTTtgcaacaaaaagaaaaaaaaatgtccTTTAAGATTAAGTTGACAATGCTGACTTAAAAAGTGCTGTTTCATTTCAACAGCACAAGGGTATCGAATGAGCTGGGAGCAGGTAACATTGACAAGGCAAAGAAGGCACTCAAGGTGACGCTCGCGCTCTCCCTACTCCTGGGAGTGACATTTCTTCTGCTCCTAGGTCTTGGCCATAATTTGTGGGCTGGGCTGTTCAGCAAGAGTGAGGCAGTGATAAGTGCATTTGCTTCGATGACTCCATTTCTCATTGGGTCAGTGGTGCTGGACTCCACTCAGGGAGTCCTGTCAGGTTAGTTCAATGGATCTCTCTAAATGTGTTTCAATCTTATTGTTTCAGGTGAAGGCCATTTGGCAGTAACCTGTGGATAAACTTGTAGGGGTTTCAAGAGGCTGTGGTTGGCAGCACCTGGTAGCATGGACCAACTTGGTGGCCTTCTACATAATAGGCTTGCCATTGTCTCTCCTACTTGGATTCAAGCTTGGCTTTCATACTAAGGTACAGACATGTCTTTCTGAAATTCAGCATCTATCTCAGGCATGTTTGTTGTGCACAAACCACCGCTACAAAGTACAAACTACTGTTCTCCTCACTGATCATGTGCAATTACCTGTTTCAGGGATTATGGATGGGTCAGATATGCGGTCTCCTTTGCCAGAACGCTGTTCTCCTGTTCATCACGCTCCGAACAAAGTGGGAAAGATTGGAACTGGCGACAAACAGCAAAGAGGGTGACCTTATCTGTTGAGAATTTATAAAGCTTGTTAGGTTTAACTTGAACATGGGG
This window harbors:
- the LOC119354715 gene encoding protein DETOXIFICATION 18-like; the encoded protein is MGEEGAAAPLLDGKLNARRSENGDGEAAAAAGRRRWWRCLWDAEEAAGQVAFAAPMVATSMAFYAIPLVSVMYAGRIGDLELAGATLGNSWATVTGIALMTGLSGSLETLCGQGYGAKVYRMLGVYLQASIITSALFSVLVSLLWLYTEPLLIFLHQDPEVSRMAAVFLRYTIPAQFAFGFIQCILRFLQTQSVVMPLVAFSLLPLVFHVGITHASVHYLGLGFAGPAMSTSLSLWLSFIMLASYVMLSTRFKQTWAGFSTEAFQYVLPGLKLAVPSAMMVCFEYWAFEILVLLAGLMPDSQMSTSIIAMCANTESISYMITYGFAAAISTRVSNELGAGNIDKAKKALKVTLALSLLLGVTFLLLLGLGHNLWAGLFSKSEAVISAFASMTPFLIGSVVLDSTQGVLSGVSRGCGWQHLVAWTNLVAFYIIGLPLSLLLGFKLGFHTKGLWMGQICGLLCQNAVLLFITLRTKWERLELATNSKEGDLIC